The Saccharopolyspora gloriosae genome has a segment encoding these proteins:
- a CDS encoding SDR family NAD(P)-dependent oxidoreductase, with the protein MSELAGRTALVTGGGNGLGRAMCRALSAEGVRVVAVGRTLGSLEETVAGLPGAGSAVVCDVAAPGSVAGLVERLGDERVSILVNNAGVAGPVAPLVDVGPGEWDEVFAANVRGTYLMCRVLLPAMIERGFGDVVNVASVSGKRPLARRSPYCASKMAVLGLTTTLAAEVGPLGVAVNSLSPGPVEGPRMARNFRLEAERAGTTVERAEAEFVSRAALGRMVTEDEVGAALVAMLSMPGLCAADIDLSAGMVGR; encoded by the coding sequence ATGTCTGAGTTGGCGGGGCGTACGGCGTTGGTGACCGGCGGTGGCAATGGTCTGGGGCGGGCGATGTGCCGGGCGTTGTCGGCGGAGGGTGTTCGGGTGGTCGCCGTGGGCCGGACGCTCGGGTCGTTGGAGGAGACGGTGGCGGGGTTGCCCGGTGCGGGTTCGGCGGTGGTCTGTGATGTGGCCGCTCCGGGTTCGGTGGCGGGTCTCGTCGAGCGGCTCGGTGACGAGCGGGTGTCGATTCTGGTGAACAACGCGGGGGTCGCTGGGCCGGTGGCGCCGCTCGTGGATGTCGGGCCGGGTGAGTGGGATGAGGTGTTCGCGGCGAATGTGCGCGGTACGTATTTGATGTGTCGTGTTCTGCTGCCCGCGATGATCGAGCGGGGTTTCGGGGATGTGGTCAACGTGGCTTCGGTGTCGGGGAAGCGTCCGTTGGCTCGGCGTTCGCCGTATTGCGCGTCGAAGATGGCGGTGCTCGGGTTGACGACGACGTTGGCGGCGGAGGTCGGTCCGCTCGGGGTGGCGGTGAATTCGTTGTCGCCGGGTCCGGTGGAGGGGCCGCGGATGGCGCGGAATTTCCGGTTGGAGGCCGAGCGGGCCGGGACGACGGTTGAGCGGGCGGAGGCCGAGTTCGTGTCGCGGGCCGCGTTGGGGCGGATGGTGACCGAGGACGAGGTGGGTGCGGCGTTGGTGGCGATGCTTTCGATGCCGGGGTTGTGCGCCGCCGACATCGACCTGTCCGCGGGGATGGTGGGCCGATGA
- a CDS encoding HpcH/HpaI aldolase/citrate lyase family protein, translated as MKLKAKLRSGARLRGGIVRLPAEMLVELSGIAGLDYVLVDCEHGPADLVVLQQHIALAQAHGVAVLVRVGRADANQVLRVLDLGAEGIVVPHVESAREAVEVVRSAHYPPFGERGFATYSRAGRYGAVTAQEHVRAAADVVVIAMVETAAGVEHAAEIVAVDGLDAVWVGPADLAVSLGVPPGDAAVVRAKAEVHRRAREAGSAVMSIVSSAEAGAVEDADFVVYNLAHILLGTFRSLRAGPGGD; from the coding sequence ATGAAGCTGAAGGCGAAGTTGCGTTCGGGTGCCCGGTTGCGCGGCGGGATCGTGCGGTTGCCGGCGGAGATGCTGGTGGAGTTGTCGGGGATCGCCGGGTTGGATTACGTGCTGGTGGATTGCGAGCACGGGCCGGCGGATCTGGTGGTGTTGCAGCAGCACATCGCGTTGGCGCAGGCGCACGGTGTTGCGGTGTTGGTGCGGGTGGGTCGGGCGGATGCGAATCAGGTGCTGCGGGTGCTCGATCTTGGTGCTGAGGGGATCGTGGTGCCGCATGTGGAGTCGGCGCGGGAGGCGGTGGAGGTGGTGCGTTCGGCGCATTATCCGCCGTTCGGGGAGCGTGGTTTCGCGACCTACAGCAGGGCGGGTCGTTATGGCGCGGTCACTGCGCAGGAGCATGTGCGTGCCGCTGCGGACGTGGTGGTGATCGCGATGGTGGAGACGGCGGCGGGTGTGGAGCACGCCGCGGAGATCGTGGCGGTGGACGGGCTTGATGCGGTGTGGGTGGGGCCGGCGGATCTGGCCGTGTCGCTGGGGGTGCCGCCTGGGGATGCGGCTGTGGTGCGGGCGAAGGCCGAGGTGCATCGGCGGGCTCGGGAGGCGGGGTCGGCGGTGATGAGCATCGTGTCCAGCGCTGAGGCGGGTGCTGTTGAGGACGCGGATTTTGTGGTTTACAACCTCGCGCACATCCTGCTGGGCACGTTTCGTTCGTTGCGCGCGGGTCCGGGCGGCGACTGA
- a CDS encoding nitrilase-related carbon-nitrogen hydrolase, producing the protein MTRVHCTQLAPRVADLPHNRELTAAAVRGAAARGADVIVLPELATSGYRLNSVAEAASVALTPHDPLFTQWGTAAPDSVVVGGFCELGTDGRLYNSAAILDRGELIAVYRKTHLWDDEKLLFTPGPEAPPVLDTSHGRIGALICYDLEFPELTRKLALNGAELLAVPTNWPLQPRPTGERAPEVTIAMAAARINHLAIACCDRTGTERDTHFTGATTLIDQHGWIRAEATDTGTAHTDLDLTASRNKRLTPHADLLADRRPELY; encoded by the coding sequence GTGACCCGAGTGCACTGCACCCAACTGGCCCCGCGCGTGGCCGACCTGCCGCACAACCGCGAACTGACGGCGGCGGCCGTGCGCGGGGCCGCCGCGCGCGGCGCCGACGTGATCGTGCTGCCCGAACTCGCCACCTCCGGCTACCGGCTCAACTCCGTGGCCGAAGCCGCCTCAGTCGCACTGACCCCGCACGACCCCCTGTTCACACAATGGGGCACAGCCGCCCCCGACTCCGTCGTCGTCGGCGGATTCTGCGAACTCGGAACCGACGGACGGCTCTACAACAGCGCCGCGATCCTCGACCGCGGCGAACTCATCGCCGTCTACCGCAAAACCCACCTGTGGGACGACGAAAAACTCCTGTTCACCCCCGGCCCCGAAGCACCACCGGTGCTCGACACCAGCCACGGCCGCATCGGCGCACTGATCTGCTACGACCTCGAATTCCCCGAACTCACCCGGAAACTCGCCCTCAACGGCGCAGAACTGCTCGCAGTACCGACCAACTGGCCACTGCAACCACGCCCCACCGGCGAACGCGCCCCCGAAGTCACCATCGCGATGGCCGCCGCACGCATCAACCACCTCGCCATCGCCTGCTGCGACCGCACCGGAACCGAACGCGACACCCACTTCACCGGCGCCACCACCCTCATCGACCAACACGGCTGGATCCGCGCCGAAGCCACCGACACCGGCACCGCCCACACCGACCTCGACCTCACCGCCTCCCGCAACAAACGACTCACCCCGCACGCCGACCTCCTCGCCGACCGCCGCCCCGAGCTCTACTGA